A part of Anaerolineales bacterium genomic DNA contains:
- a CDS encoding ABC transporter ATP-binding protein: MPSVIETHGLTKTYKGVEALKPLDLQVQKNSICGFLGPNGAGKTTTIKLLLGLARPTGGSARVFGKDIVKENDEIRRRVGYLAQDPRFYDYMTARETLRFTARFFYTGPKAEIESRVTEILDLVGLADKADRPIKGFSGGERQRLGIAQAQVNYPDLLILDEPAANLDPIGRKDVLEVMDRLRKYTTIFYSTHILDDVQRVSDTVIILNRGALVAHDQIEELLARGQACAFTLTVKGDSASVEARLRSQPWVTGIEMLSKNGRVSWQVRVTDPDLAEAQLAPLALAGGNVTLCEFGRKPQNLEDVFMTIVKESNHDH, encoded by the coding sequence ATGCCTTCTGTCATCGAGACACACGGCCTAACCAAGACCTATAAGGGTGTTGAAGCTCTCAAGCCACTCGATCTGCAGGTACAGAAGAACTCGATCTGCGGCTTTCTGGGACCCAACGGGGCTGGAAAGACTACCACCATCAAATTACTGCTGGGCCTGGCGAGACCGACGGGAGGCAGCGCGCGCGTGTTTGGCAAGGACATCGTAAAAGAAAACGATGAGATCCGCCGCCGGGTCGGCTATCTAGCTCAGGACCCGCGCTTCTACGATTACATGACCGCTCGGGAAACCCTGCGCTTCACTGCCCGCTTCTTCTACACCGGACCCAAGGCGGAGATCGAAAGCCGTGTCACCGAAATCCTGGATCTGGTGGGCTTGGCGGATAAGGCCGATCGCCCGATCAAAGGCTTCTCGGGTGGGGAACGACAGCGCCTGGGCATCGCCCAGGCCCAGGTCAACTACCCCGACCTGCTGATCCTGGACGAACCTGCTGCCAACCTCGACCCAATCGGGCGGAAGGATGTGCTGGAGGTGATGGACCGGCTGCGCAAGTACACCACCATCTTCTACTCCACCCACATCCTGGATGATGTCCAGCGCGTCAGCGACACGGTCATCATCCTGAACCGGGGCGCACTGGTCGCCCACGACCAGATCGAGGAGTTGCTGGCCCGGGGCCAGGCGTGCGCCTTCACCCTGACCGTCAAAGGGGACAGTGCTTCGGTGGAAGCCCGCCTGCGCAGTCAGCCCTGGGTGACCGGCATTGAGATGTTATCAAAGAACGGCAGGGTCAGCTGGCAGGTCCGGGTTACCGATCCAGACCTGGCAGAAGCCCAACTGGCGCCGCTGGCGCTGGCTGGCGGCAATGTCACGCTCTGTGAATTTGGACGCAAACCCCAAAACCTTGAGGATGTTTTTATGACCATTGTAAAGGAGAGCAACCATGACCACTAA
- a CDS encoding FAD-dependent oxidoreductase, which produces MPLIEKYEIVIIGGGQAGLSLSYFLTQAGREHIILEKSSQPADAWRNRRWDSFTLNSPNWAFKLPGGEYSGPEPDNFMPKDEIVRRFEAYTQVFNPNVRYASEARQVEATDDQYRYRTTTDTGTIASQNVVIATGLYHQVIIPPYARQIPQSILQIASDEYRNPQGLPPGAVLVVGSAQSGCQLAEELNQAGRKVFLATCTSGRAPRRYRGLDIFIWFTRIGFLDRTVANLNSPKERFFASPHITGAAGGHDINLHKFSRDGLILLGHTRGFEDGKMIFAPDLQENLTKSDAFYTTVIAQIEKYIQANGLVLPPEELAVLDDGYRVPVRQSLDLAAEGISTIIWATGYLADYSLVQLPILDEYRYPATDRGVTRYPGLYFIGLNWMNKFSTGFLLGIKESAQYLAEVITGS; this is translated from the coding sequence ATTCCATTGATAGAAAAATACGAAATAGTCATCATCGGTGGGGGCCAGGCCGGTTTGTCACTCAGCTACTTCCTGACCCAGGCCGGCAGGGAGCATATCATCCTGGAAAAATCCAGCCAACCCGCCGATGCCTGGCGTAACCGGCGCTGGGATTCTTTTACGTTGAATTCACCCAATTGGGCCTTCAAGCTGCCCGGGGGGGAATACTCTGGACCTGAGCCGGACAACTTCATGCCGAAAGACGAGATCGTGCGCCGCTTCGAAGCCTACACACAGGTTTTCAATCCCAACGTCCGCTACGCGAGCGAAGCGAGGCAGGTTGAAGCGACCGATGACCAGTACCGCTACCGGACCACGACAGATACAGGGACGATCGCCTCGCAAAATGTGGTCATCGCCACAGGCCTGTATCATCAGGTGATCATTCCTCCGTATGCCAGGCAGATTCCGCAATCTATTCTGCAGATTGCTTCGGATGAATACCGCAACCCGCAGGGCCTGCCGCCAGGTGCGGTACTGGTCGTGGGGTCTGCCCAATCGGGCTGCCAGCTTGCCGAGGAGCTGAACCAGGCAGGTCGAAAGGTGTTTTTAGCAACCTGCACTTCGGGGCGGGCTCCCCGGCGCTACCGCGGGTTGGATATCTTCATCTGGTTCACCCGCATCGGATTCCTCGACCGCACGGTGGCTAACCTGAACTCACCCAAGGAGCGCTTCTTCGCCTCCCCACATATCACCGGGGCAGCCGGCGGCCATGATATCAACCTGCACAAGTTCAGCCGGGATGGGCTCATCCTGTTGGGGCACACACGCGGCTTTGAAGATGGAAAAATGATTTTCGCCCCCGACCTGCAAGAGAACCTGACCAAATCCGATGCTTTTTACACCACGGTAATCGCTCAAATCGAAAAGTACATTCAGGCCAATGGGTTGGTGCTTCCACCGGAGGAACTGGCAGTGCTTGATGATGGTTACCGGGTGCCCGTCCGCCAGTCGCTCGACCTGGCCGCCGAAGGGATCAGCACCATCATCTGGGCCACCGGTTACCTGGCGGATTACTCCCTGGTGCAGCTACCGATCCTGGATGAATACAGGTATCCTGCGACCGATCGAGGAGTTACCAGGTATCCAGGTTTATATTTCATTGGTTTGAACTGGATGAATAAATTTAGCACTGGTTTCCTGTTAGGGATCAAAGAATCAGCCCAATACCTGGCTGAGGTGATCACTGGGAGCTGA